The region GCCATCGGCATAGAGATCATCGTAGTTCCATGCCTCAAGGTCGGTCACCTCCGGCGGGCCGGCCTGCTGCTGCTCGCCCTGGTTCTGTTCCTGCTGCGCCCAGCCGTGGCCTGCAGGGCCAATGCTGACTCCCAACACGAGAAGCGCGCGCGTGAGTGCTGATATGTGCATGGCCAACTCCCTCATGATTGCTCTCAGCCTTCCGGCACGGCACCGAGACGAAAGGGCGGATTCCCATCGGAGTGTTCGACACTCCCTATTGAAACGAAAACCGTTCCGCGAAGGAAGTTGTTCCACCGATCTTGCGGCAGAGAGCCCGGGGCGGCTGCGTCCATCGGGTCCGCGGCGACCTGCAGCTGAACGAAAAAGGGCGGCAGGTTGAAACCTGCCACCCCGATGAAGACATGCGATAACGCAGATTAGGCCGCTGTCACTCGGTTGAGGAAGCTCTCGATTCCCTCTTTCAGCGCCCTGCTGCGGGCGCTGAGCGTGTCCGAGGCAGCCAGGACTTCGCCGGAAGCCTCCTTGGTTTCGGCAACCGACCGGGCGAGGCTCGCCATGTTGGAAGTCACGGCCATGGTGCTCTCGGCCGCCCGTTGCACGTTTCCGGAAATCTCGTTGGTGGCAGACCCCTGCTGGGTAACCGCGGCAGAGATCCCTTGCGTATAGCCGTTGACCTCTTCCATCGTACTGGAAATTTCTCCAATCGCGGAAACGGCCGACCTGGTGGATTCCTGGATCGTCTGGATCTGCGAGGAGATCTCCTCGGTCGCCTTGGAAGTCTGGGTCGCCAGTTCCTTGACTTCCGCCGCGACGACCGCAAATCCCTTGCCGGCATCGCCTGCGCGAGCCGCCTCGATTGTGGCATTCAGCGCCAGGAGATTGGTCTGCTCCGCGATCGCCTGAATGAGACTGACAACCTCACCGATCTTCGTGGCCGCCTCCGCCAGGCCCTGAACCTTGCCGTTGGTTTCGTGAACGGCGCCCGTTGCCGACGTGACGATGTCGGAAGAGCGGCGCACCTGCTCGGCGATTTCGTCGATGGACGTGGACAGTTCCTCCGCCGCGCCGGCAACATTTTCCACGCTCATGCTGGCATCTTCACTGACCTTGGCCGTATCGCCTGCCTGTTTGGCGCTGGTCTCGGCAATGCCGCCGAGCGCCATTGCCGTGCTGGACATGCCGGCAGCCGTCTCGTCCAGGGCACCGAGAAGACCCTTGATTTCCTCGCGAAAGCCGACGATCAGATCCTCGATCTCATGCTGGCGGGCGTACTGGGCTTCACGATGGGAATTGGCCTCGTTTTCCAGGCGGATGCGCTCGCGGGCATTTTCCTGGAAGACCCGTACGGTGCGGCTCATGTCGCCGATTTCGTCCCGCTGGTCGGTGGAGGGGATCACCACATCCGTGTCCCCTTCGGCCAACCGGCCCATGGCTTCAGTCAGGGCGCGCGTCGGACGGGTGATGACCAGCGAGAGCACGAAAGCAAGCAGACCGCCGGCCACGATGGCGGCGACCAGAGCCGCCGCGATCAGGCCGAGCGCGGTGTTCGCTCGCGCGTAGGCGCTGGCGGACTGCGCTTCGGTCAGGCCGGTAATCACGCTGCGCACCTTGTCGGACACGGCCACCAGATCTTCGCGACTGGCGTCAAAGGCTTCCTTCGCGCTCACCATGGCGGCGAATTCGGCCTCGTAGGAATTGACCTCTGTTTCGATCGAGGCCACCGCATCCTGGATTTCCGGAAAGACGGCACTGTCCGCCTTCAAGAGATTGGCAAGGTAGCGCAGGGTCTCGATCCTGTTGGTGACTTCATCCGCCCCCATGGTTTCAAACCCGGCGAAGAACTCCATGGTCGCCGACCGGATGTCCATGGACGCATTCTGAAACTTGTTCACGTTCACGTTCACGAGATCGACAATGCCAAGCTGCGATGTCGCCTTGCCGGCAATGGCCTTGGCATCGTCGGTTGCGGCATAGACGACCTTGCGCAGGGCGGAGGCTTGACCGTGAAGCTGGGACAGCCCGGAGGCGACTTCCGCCGCAAGGGCGGCCGGCACGGACGCGTCCGCGGCCCCCTCACCTTCCGGCTTCGGAAGCTTTTCGGAAAGTGCGCCGGCCATATCGGCCAGGGCCTTTACCTTGGCGGGCTCGACGCCGTCCACCTTGAGCTTGCCGGCTTTCGCAGCCATCCTGGCGAGGCTTTGCGTTCCTTCGGTAACGGCCATCGCCGTTTCAGGCACAAGTGAGTTTCCTTCACCGGCATCAGCGATCTTTGCGTTCAGGTCCGCCGTCAGGTCTTCCATGTCGGAGAGCATGCGGCCGACCTTGTCGGCGCGGTTGCGCGTTCCGCTCGCCGTCTTGGCCGCGCTGCTCGCGTCGCGCTGTATCTTGTTCATCCGGTCGTTGATCTGCGCGGCGATGGATTGCAGTCCGGCCGCCGACCGCAGCAGCGTCGCAACCTGTGCCTGACGGTGGTCTACCGCCTCCACCACGCCATCGAACTCGCTGCCCAACTGACCGACAAGCGAAATGGCTTCCACCGTCTGCTCGTGGCCGCCGCCTTGTCCGGACACGTCATCGAGCGCGACCAGAGCCGATTCCAGCCGACCGATCTGAAGTCTGGCAGCTTCAGCCAATTCAGGGCTTCGGCCGGCAAGATAGGACTCCTGCGCCTGTGCAACCTGCTGCAGGCCCGCCATGGCCGCCGTCGTCCTGGCGCTGATGTCCGACTGGGCCCGCAAACCGAGGATCGCGACCGTGCCGACGGCACCGACAGCCGCGGCCACAAAAACCATCGCCACGAAACCGCCGCCGACCTTGGCCGACAGACGAATGTTCTTCAAAGGTGTAAGCAGCTTGGACATCATTTCCCCCAGCACATGGGTGAAATGAAGGGGGTGTTCGGCTAAACAATTGGTGAAAGATTGAGCACTGCTGTTGTCTTTTCTACAGGCAAAATAATTCAGGCTCGTTTTTCTCTTTGCCGGCAACAGGTTGAAGGTCGTTGCCAATAGAAGAATTTTCTGCCGAAATAAATCCGGCTACGCCAAAAAAGGTCCAGGACGTTCTGCCGCCCGGCGTTTTTTGACATTCTCAGGTGGTTCGCCCTATGCGTCGTCGCGTTTGGCGTGTGCCGCATCGAGCAGTTTCCTGAGGACATCCCGGTCGCCGATCTGGTTGGCCATCAGCAGGATCAGCCTGGCGTTATAGGCATCGCTTTCCGGCTTGCCGAGCCCCTCATGCGCCGCCAGAAGATCGGCGTAGAAGGCGTCCGGCTCCGTCAGGTTCGCGGTGGTGACCAGTTCGCTCATGTGCCTGTTCCTTCCTTGCCGAGCGCGATTGCCAGCGCGTTCGAGATTTCCTGCCGGTCGAGCATCGTCCAGCGCGCTGCCACATGCTGATCCGGGCGGATCAGATAGACAGCCTGGCCGACGTCCCCCAGATAACGGGCCTTCAGCTCCGCACCGATATCCTTCAGCGGAACGGTTATGCCCTTGACGGAAAGGCCATGGACGTCGCTTTCTGGAGGGACGTCGACGCCCAGTCCCAACAGCGCGAAATCGCCGCCGATCTTGTCAAGCAGCCAGGAGCGGCCAACCGGAGCGTCGGATGCCGGACTTCCGGGCCGGGTGCGGGCCGGCAGTCCATCGGCATCCGGGCCGTTCAGCGGCGAACCATCGTAATGGCAGGGAACCGACAACCGGCCGGAATTCACCAGCGGACGGGCAAAGGCATGATGCTCGGACAGATCCAGGGCCGCGTCCCGGAAGATGCGGCTCATCTCGGTTTTCGGCGTAATGAAATCCGTCGAGCGCGTGCTTTGCAGAATGTTCTCGTCTGCCGCCATTTCCCGTTCGAAGCGATAGGAATCCAGGAGCGTTTCCGGCGCCTTGCCCGTGAGGACCAGTTTCAGCTTCCAGCCGAGATTGTCGATGTCCTGAAACCCGGAATTGGCGCCGCGTGCGCCGAAGGGCGAGACCTGGTGCGCGCTGTCGCCGGCGAAGATTACCCGGCCATGACGGAATTTTTCCATGCGGCGGCACTGGAACGTGTAGATCGACACCCATTCTAGATCGAATTCGACATCCTCGCCCAGCATGTGCTTCAGCCGGGGAATGACGTTTTCCGGTTTCTTTTCCTGCGCCTTGTCGATGTTCCAGCCGAGTTGCAGATCGATCCTCCAGACCCCGTCCGGCTGCTTGTGCAGGAGGGCCGACTGGCCCTTGTTGAAAGGCGGGTCGAACCAGAACCAGCGCTCGGTCGGGAAC is a window of Roseibium salinum DNA encoding:
- a CDS encoding methyl-accepting chemotaxis protein; the protein is MSKLLTPLKNIRLSAKVGGGFVAMVFVAAAVGAVGTVAILGLRAQSDISARTTAAMAGLQQVAQAQESYLAGRSPELAEAARLQIGRLESALVALDDVSGQGGGHEQTVEAISLVGQLGSEFDGVVEAVDHRQAQVATLLRSAAGLQSIAAQINDRMNKIQRDASSAAKTASGTRNRADKVGRMLSDMEDLTADLNAKIADAGEGNSLVPETAMAVTEGTQSLARMAAKAGKLKVDGVEPAKVKALADMAGALSEKLPKPEGEGAADASVPAALAAEVASGLSQLHGQASALRKVVYAATDDAKAIAGKATSQLGIVDLVNVNVNKFQNASMDIRSATMEFFAGFETMGADEVTNRIETLRYLANLLKADSAVFPEIQDAVASIETEVNSYEAEFAAMVSAKEAFDASREDLVAVSDKVRSVITGLTEAQSASAYARANTALGLIAAALVAAIVAGGLLAFVLSLVITRPTRALTEAMGRLAEGDTDVVIPSTDQRDEIGDMSRTVRVFQENARERIRLENEANSHREAQYARQHEIEDLIVGFREEIKGLLGALDETAAGMSSTAMALGGIAETSAKQAGDTAKVSEDASMSVENVAGAAEELSTSIDEIAEQVRRSSDIVTSATGAVHETNGKVQGLAEAATKIGEVVSLIQAIAEQTNLLALNATIEAARAGDAGKGFAVVAAEVKELATQTSKATEEISSQIQTIQESTRSAVSAIGEISSTMEEVNGYTQGISAAVTQQGSATNEISGNVQRAAESTMAVTSNMASLARSVAETKEASGEVLAASDTLSARSRALKEGIESFLNRVTAA
- a CDS encoding DUF2783 domain-containing protein, which encodes MSELVTTANLTEPDAFYADLLAAHEGLGKPESDAYNARLILLMANQIGDRDVLRKLLDAAHAKRDDA
- a CDS encoding FAD-dependent oxidoreductase, with product MGGDPVTKLFEAPLYPYKWSPDQGADNPVRHPVVVIGAGPVGLATAIDLAQADIPVVVLDDNDKVSVGSRAICFSKRSLEIFDRLGCGDEMVRKGVVWNVGKVFFGDRQVYDFNLLPEEGHKRPAFINLQQYYCELYLVERLRSLQAEGKPVEIRGGNKVTGLERKEDHTLVSIHTEDGDYFLEADWLIACDGAGSPARAMLGLDFVGRVFEDNFLIADVIMKAEFPTERWFWFDPPFNKGQSALLHKQPDGVWRIDLQLGWNIDKAQEKKPENVIPRLKHMLGEDVEFDLEWVSIYTFQCRRMEKFRHGRVIFAGDSAHQVSPFGARGANSGFQDIDNLGWKLKLVLTGKAPETLLDSYRFEREMAADENILQSTRSTDFITPKTEMSRIFRDAALDLSEHHAFARPLVNSGRLSVPCHYDGSPLNGPDADGLPARTRPGSPASDAPVGRSWLLDKIGGDFALLGLGVDVPPESDVHGLSVKGITVPLKDIGAELKARYLGDVGQAVYLIRPDQHVAARWTMLDRQEISNALAIALGKEGTGT